One window of the Archaeoglobus neptunius genome contains the following:
- a CDS encoding DNA-3-methyladenine glycosylase family protein encodes MWKIRLDHPVNWKLKLKFFVLPDSPTPDMVFDGKWVRALRVKDEIVPLVIYPESSNVLVVDTSEVSEGEKKVVERKIVDYFGLHDPSGLYSFMDGDEKLKFLKERFYGFGRAGLMSMSVYEGVIKAVIQQQISFRVAEKITARIVERFGERSEHRGFVAYEFPDPESLGSAGVEDLRDCGLSRRKAEVIIDISETATSFDFEMLRKAREEEVYEFLTSFRGIGRWTAELVMSMAIGMNVFPADDLGVRRAVSNLYFDGELKSIEEVRKLAKEKFGNYARDVLFYLFLYDRS; translated from the coding sequence ATGTGGAAAATACGGCTTGATCACCCCGTAAACTGGAAGCTGAAGCTGAAATTCTTCGTTTTACCGGATAGTCCGACTCCGGACATGGTTTTTGATGGAAAATGGGTGAGAGCGCTTAGAGTGAAGGATGAGATCGTTCCGCTGGTAATTTATCCTGAAAGCAGTAACGTTCTGGTTGTGGATACCAGCGAGGTTTCGGAGGGGGAAAAGAAGGTGGTTGAGAGGAAGATTGTGGACTATTTCGGCCTTCATGACCCTTCTGGACTTTACAGTTTCATGGATGGGGATGAAAAACTGAAGTTTCTGAAGGAGAGGTTTTATGGGTTCGGTAGAGCGGGATTGATGTCCATGAGCGTCTACGAGGGAGTGATAAAGGCTGTAATTCAGCAGCAGATCTCATTCAGGGTGGCTGAGAAAATAACGGCCAGAATCGTGGAGAGGTTTGGAGAGCGTAGTGAGCATCGAGGATTTGTGGCTTACGAATTTCCGGACCCCGAGTCGCTTGGATCTGCAGGAGTTGAGGATTTAAGGGATTGTGGTTTGAGCAGAAGGAAAGCGGAGGTCATAATTGACATCTCTGAGACGGCTACCAGCTTTGATTTTGAAATGCTAAGAAAAGCCAGGGAGGAGGAGGTTTATGAGTTTCTGACGTCATTCAGAGGAATCGGAAGGTGGACGGCTGAACTCGTGATGTCAATGGCAATCGGAATGAATGTTTTTCCAGCAGACGATCTGGGGGTGAGAAGAGCAGTTTCAAACCTTTATTTTGATGGAGAGCTGAAGAGCATTGAGGAAGTAAGAAAACTGGCTAAAGAGAAGTTTGGAAATTATGCAAGAGATGTCCTCTTCTATCTTTTCCTCTATGATAGAAGCTAA
- a CDS encoding CBS domain-containing protein: protein MFPEIEELRRKRKKLGVSQKKLAELVGVSQPLIARIESGNFDPKLSLVKKIHRVLEEIEGGRVEARVVMNSPVIYVSPSDSLKRVAELMTRKEISQLPVIERGRVVGSITETDIVRAVIEKGSQAENIRVGEVMGEPFPTIDPDESVSVVSKLLMEYPAVLVVQGEEIVGIVTKQDVMKTVTRD, encoded by the coding sequence ATGTTTCCCGAAATAGAGGAACTCAGGAGAAAAAGGAAAAAGCTTGGGGTAAGCCAGAAAAAACTTGCAGAGCTCGTAGGAGTGAGTCAGCCTCTGATAGCCAGGATAGAATCCGGAAATTTTGATCCAAAACTTTCCCTTGTGAAAAAGATTCACAGAGTACTTGAGGAGATAGAGGGTGGTAGAGTTGAGGCGAGAGTTGTAATGAACTCACCCGTGATTTATGTGTCCCCGTCAGACAGCTTGAAGAGGGTGGCTGAGCTGATGACCAGAAAGGAGATTTCTCAGCTTCCCGTCATCGAGAGGGGAAGGGTTGTGGGCAGCATAACGGAGACTGATATTGTGAGGGCTGTGATTGAGAAAGGGTCTCAGGCGGAAAATATCAGGGTTGGCGAGGTTATGGGTGAGCCTTTTCCCACCATAGACCCTGATGAGAGTGTGAGCGTTGTTTCTAAACTTCTGATGGAATATCCTGCAGTTCTGGTTGTACAGGGGGAGGAGATCGTTGGTATAGTGACGAAGCAGGACGTGATGAAAACCGTTACCAGGGATTGA
- a CDS encoding flippase activity-associated protein Agl23: MEMRKEILIVLLIALITRFLWLDARIVDFDESIHGWIALKSVIENQNYVYDPAYHGPFQYFILSVIFRILGDNNFSLRLPAAAFSVMGVVAGFMLKRWIGNSAYIFTFFLLFSPSILYYSRYARNDIIVLSSFLVALFFYLRYRESKRIADACISALFLAVIFTSKENWIQYLSFLVLIPVYGIYSEGRDYFRNINLPALAASATVFALFSAFMYSSAFVDNNAMEALLNAQWIENYLSSSISYWLKNAIGGSVHYHPVWYYALILLRYDFLALGIAILGAFYVKRELNFVEALAVFWTAVSVIFYHAMSYKTPWLVVHIVAPLAFFGSVFAGKEIFDEDKEALRFAFCILGLFTLIFAVHITYVNYQDTREPLIYIQTQPGAVEIAKRIESLAESGNRVLVYVPGHYYWPLPWMLRHVTVAYSGDRCTEGFDYVFTSERGECIKAGYKPVREYEMRAGVYIWEMSR; encoded by the coding sequence ATGGAAATGAGGAAGGAAATTTTAATCGTTCTGCTTATTGCCCTGATAACCAGATTTCTCTGGCTTGATGCAAGGATAGTTGACTTTGATGAAAGTATCCACGGCTGGATAGCCTTAAAATCAGTAATCGAAAATCAAAACTATGTATACGACCCTGCATACCACGGTCCCTTCCAGTACTTCATCCTCTCAGTTATATTCCGGATTCTGGGAGATAACAACTTCTCTCTCAGGCTTCCCGCAGCAGCATTCAGTGTTATGGGGGTGGTTGCCGGATTCATGCTTAAAAGATGGATTGGCAATTCCGCATACATCTTCACATTCTTTCTTCTCTTCTCACCCTCAATCCTGTACTACTCCAGATATGCGAGAAACGACATAATCGTTCTTTCGTCCTTTCTGGTTGCTCTGTTTTTTTACCTCAGATACAGGGAGAGTAAGAGGATTGCTGACGCATGCATTTCAGCTCTGTTTCTGGCAGTTATATTCACATCGAAGGAAAACTGGATTCAGTACCTCAGCTTTCTGGTCCTCATCCCAGTTTACGGGATCTACTCAGAAGGCCGGGACTACTTCAGAAACATCAATCTTCCCGCCCTGGCAGCATCTGCAACCGTATTCGCACTCTTCTCTGCTTTCATGTACTCATCGGCTTTTGTTGACAATAACGCCATGGAAGCTTTGCTGAATGCTCAATGGATTGAAAACTATCTCAGCTCCTCGATATCCTACTGGCTGAAAAATGCCATTGGGGGAAGCGTGCATTACCATCCCGTATGGTACTATGCACTGATCCTGCTTAGATACGATTTTCTCGCTTTGGGCATCGCCATTTTGGGTGCCTTTTATGTCAAGCGAGAGCTCAATTTCGTGGAGGCTCTGGCAGTTTTCTGGACCGCTGTATCGGTAATTTTTTACCATGCAATGTCTTACAAGACCCCGTGGCTTGTTGTTCATATTGTCGCCCCTCTGGCCTTTTTCGGGTCGGTTTTTGCCGGCAAGGAAATTTTCGATGAGGACAAGGAAGCTCTCAGGTTTGCTTTCTGCATACTCGGATTGTTTACACTAATTTTTGCAGTCCACATTACTTACGTGAACTATCAGGACACAAGAGAACCACTTATCTACATTCAGACGCAACCCGGTGCAGTTGAGATTGCAAAAAGAATAGAGAGCCTTGCTGAGAGTGGGAACAGGGTTCTCGTCTACGTGCCTGGACATTACTACTGGCCGCTTCCCTGGATGCTGCGGCACGTGACTGTTGCATATTCTGGAGACAGGTGTACTGAAGGTTTTGATTACGTGTTCACCTCTGAGAGGGGAGAGTGCATAAAAGCGGGCTACAAACCAGTCAGAGAGTATGAGATGCGGGCGGGAGTTTACATCTGGGAGATGTCGAGATAA
- a CDS encoding glycosyltransferase codes for MRVAVVVPVSPFESEEILVRSAEHLKSLEYDNFEVKILYVIDRAGKNDRRKETVEKLGIEVLLRDGRRGKRAGAINDALNYLEKFKPDYIAIFDVDSRPERNFITECVRALEGCEDCYIASSKRYINNGINLVSETVEAEYYLLNFLLEKSSFKQFNGMIGVLRAEWLMKERLHEWATAEDADYATRMHAKGCKAALVKTTRIYEQAPLTWTDLYNQRKRWYHGGLQLWRYRKIMRNAHWKVRVSWYMALTLTFVPVLYIPLLILAPIFLLYHYRKISKIRVTIGLMAHAVLLQIASISALISFIRGRDVEWGAMERVVD; via the coding sequence ATGAGGGTTGCAGTAGTGGTACCAGTATCGCCCTTTGAGAGCGAAGAAATTTTGGTGAGAAGTGCGGAGCATTTAAAATCTCTTGAATATGACAATTTTGAGGTAAAAATCCTCTATGTCATAGACAGGGCCGGAAAGAACGATAGAAGAAAGGAGACAGTTGAAAAACTTGGAATTGAGGTGCTTCTGAGGGATGGTCGGAGAGGCAAGAGGGCAGGAGCGATAAATGATGCCCTAAACTACCTGGAAAAATTCAAACCGGATTATATCGCCATATTTGACGTCGATTCAAGACCTGAGAGAAATTTTATTACTGAATGTGTCAGGGCGCTGGAGGGTTGTGAAGACTGCTACATCGCATCCTCGAAAAGATACATCAACAACGGAATTAACCTTGTTTCGGAGACTGTGGAGGCAGAATACTATCTTCTGAATTTTCTTCTGGAGAAAAGCTCTTTCAAGCAGTTCAACGGGATGATCGGCGTTTTGAGAGCTGAGTGGCTCATGAAGGAAAGACTTCATGAGTGGGCAACGGCTGAGGATGCTGACTATGCCACTAGAATGCATGCAAAAGGGTGCAAGGCGGCTCTTGTGAAAACCACAAGAATTTACGAGCAGGCTCCCCTCACATGGACCGACCTGTACAACCAGAGAAAAAGATGGTACCACGGAGGCCTTCAGCTCTGGAGATACAGGAAGATTATGAGGAATGCACACTGGAAAGTCCGGGTTTCGTGGTATATGGCGCTAACTCTAACCTTCGTACCGGTACTTTACATCCCGCTTCTCATTCTCGCTCCGATTTTTTTGCTGTACCACTACAGAAAAATTTCTAAGATCAGGGTCACCATTGGATTGATGGCACACGCCGTACTCCTGCAGATCGCATCAATAAGCGCATTAATTTCGTTCATCAGAGGAAGGGATGTTGAGTGGGGTGCAATGGAGAGGGTGGTAGATTGA
- a CDS encoding methionine synthase — MKVDDIGSFPLPEGIGRDWINGNINTREYEEMVQRAFLMKAKVLDLPTYPQFRDMIEMFLDPIKKFQEEPYLIDRKKALIPELEYVEKMRVERVRVCITGPFELYYKEFGGVIYEDVLLNIAESIRRFVENATRYENVKCISIDEPSLGIAPDLQPDIDLLNKALDYSVRADVQIHLHDPLYYDRLLETGIDVIGIECGKKMENMDFIDAEIVEAADKKLRIGVARSDIDGIIAEFNSLHNVNAWGNEELISLAIDEIEPVERIEGRIRAALEKFGDLVEYVGPDCGLFSFPSQKLALQLLENLRKAVDSVEG; from the coding sequence ATGAAGGTGGATGATATTGGCAGCTTTCCGCTGCCAGAGGGTATCGGCAGGGACTGGATTAACGGCAACATCAACACCAGGGAATACGAGGAGATGGTTCAGCGAGCCTTTCTGATGAAGGCAAAGGTCCTTGACCTTCCGACCTATCCGCAGTTCAGAGATATGATAGAAATGTTTCTCGATCCTATCAAAAAGTTTCAGGAAGAACCATACTTAATTGACAGAAAAAAGGCCCTGATTCCGGAGCTTGAGTACGTGGAGAAAATGAGGGTTGAAAGAGTCAGGGTTTGCATAACCGGACCCTTTGAGCTATACTACAAAGAGTTTGGAGGGGTGATCTACGAGGACGTGCTTTTGAACATCGCAGAATCGATCCGAAGATTTGTAGAGAATGCAACCAGATATGAAAACGTGAAGTGCATAAGCATAGACGAGCCGAGCCTCGGGATAGCTCCAGACCTGCAGCCCGATATCGATCTACTAAACAAAGCTCTGGATTACAGCGTCAGGGCGGATGTTCAGATTCACCTGCACGATCCCCTCTACTACGACAGACTGCTTGAAACAGGTATAGATGTCATTGGCATTGAATGCGGAAAGAAGATGGAAAACATGGATTTCATAGATGCCGAAATCGTTGAGGCGGCTGACAAAAAACTCAGAATTGGTGTTGCTAGGAGCGATATCGATGGTATAATTGCAGAGTTCAATTCACTCCACAACGTGAACGCATGGGGAAACGAGGAGTTGATCTCACTCGCCATCGATGAGATTGAACCAGTTGAGAGAATAGAGGGCAGAATAAGGGCTGCTCTTGAAAAATTTGGTGATCTTGTAGAGTACGTTGGCC
- the gatB gene encoding Asp-tRNA(Asn)/Glu-tRNA(Gln) amidotransferase subunit GatB, which translates to MDDVVIGLEVHVQLNKLRTKLFCSCPLDYHHSPPNTHVCPVCLGMPGAMPVINKEAVKAAIKVALALNSEVQHFTVFDRKNYFYPDLPRGFQISQYDRPLALGGYVSIEIDGQEKKIQLKRVHMEEDPGKLSYKGSITTAKYSMIDYNRSGAPLLEIVTEPVMNSPKEARLFLNKLRMILEYLDVFDGDLEGSMRVDANISIRGGGRVEIKNISSFKGVERALSYEVMRQKNLMQRGRAVARETRHFDEARNITVTLRSKEEEQDYRYFPEPDLVPIYTEEILKEVEGTLPEMPEEKRERLKAEYGIGDNYARVLILDVRMADYFENVAKHVNPKLAASWIVDVLRGELNYRGWSFVKCMEIFPPSEFAKLIEYFDKDRITEKGVVEVIRTKLDSGGEVDEIIAKKGLFAIPKEEIIRFCKEAIEENPKAVQDYLNGKKQALNFLVGQVMKKTRGRADPGETAKMLEEMLA; encoded by the coding sequence ATGGACGATGTGGTCATAGGACTTGAAGTTCACGTTCAGCTTAACAAACTCAGAACTAAACTTTTCTGCTCATGCCCGCTGGACTACCACCACAGTCCGCCGAACACACACGTCTGTCCTGTGTGCCTTGGCATGCCGGGAGCCATGCCCGTAATCAACAAAGAAGCCGTAAAGGCAGCTATAAAAGTTGCGCTTGCCCTTAATTCCGAAGTTCAGCATTTTACTGTTTTTGACAGGAAAAATTACTTTTATCCCGATCTCCCCAGAGGATTCCAGATAAGTCAGTACGATCGTCCACTTGCTCTTGGGGGTTATGTTAGTATCGAAATTGATGGACAGGAAAAGAAGATACAGCTCAAGAGAGTCCACATGGAGGAAGATCCCGGAAAACTCAGCTACAAGGGTTCCATAACCACCGCCAAGTACTCTATGATAGACTACAACAGAAGTGGGGCCCCTCTGTTGGAGATCGTGACCGAGCCCGTGATGAATTCCCCCAAAGAGGCCAGACTATTCCTTAACAAGCTCAGGATGATTCTGGAGTATCTGGACGTTTTTGATGGCGATCTCGAGGGTTCCATGAGGGTGGATGCAAACATATCGATCCGGGGAGGGGGGAGGGTTGAGATAAAGAACATATCCTCATTCAAAGGTGTCGAAAGGGCCCTTTCCTACGAGGTTATGAGGCAAAAGAATCTCATGCAGAGGGGAAGGGCAGTTGCCAGGGAAACAAGACACTTTGATGAAGCCAGAAACATAACAGTGACGCTCAGGAGCAAAGAGGAGGAGCAGGACTATCGCTACTTTCCCGAACCGGACCTCGTCCCCATATACACAGAGGAGATTCTGAAGGAGGTTGAGGGAACCCTCCCAGAAATGCCAGAGGAGAAAAGGGAGAGATTGAAGGCTGAATACGGCATCGGGGATAACTACGCAAGGGTCCTTATTCTCGATGTCAGGATGGCAGACTATTTCGAGAATGTGGCGAAGCATGTAAATCCGAAACTCGCTGCGAGCTGGATAGTCGATGTGTTGAGGGGAGAGTTGAACTACAGAGGATGGAGCTTCGTGAAATGCATGGAGATTTTTCCTCCTTCTGAGTTTGCCAAGCTGATAGAATATTTTGACAAAGACAGAATTACAGAAAAAGGCGTTGTGGAGGTTATCAGAACCAAACTTGACAGTGGTGGCGAGGTTGACGAAATAATTGCAAAGAAGGGTTTGTTTGCCATACCAAAGGAGGAAATTATTCGTTTTTGCAAGGAAGCGATAGAGGAAAATCCCAAAGCTGTTCAGGATTATCTGAACGGCAAAAAACAGGCATTAAACTTTCTGGTCGGTCAGGTAATGAAGAAGACGCGTGGAAGGGCCGATCCCGGAGAGACGGCAAAAATGCTCGAAGAAATGCTTGCATGA